A DNA window from Engystomops pustulosus chromosome 6, aEngPut4.maternal, whole genome shotgun sequence contains the following coding sequences:
- the LOC140064817 gene encoding bactericidal permeability-increasing protein-like, which produces MKPVWVLWWSCLALCGHCGPGVVMRVTQKWMDYILTEGIEVFRYKIQHDRLPNILGSTRVFGMVEYAITGISVLEFDTSDIVVIPTPPKSILLNVKGAMAKVFGQWNVKHWLINDNGNFSLRVSGVTMKVQFTTLEDSAARPSVILSSCQSEVKNAKVHLSGGASWLYNLFTGFLERPIRENLNKRLCPGVGEVIQILQKELATFQVIADLDAYNKIDYSLINPPRVEMTHIDLDLKGAVYHPESRDQQEDNITPIILPDTRQSMILLGLSEYFFNNLGKTYFIRNVLKMTITPEQYPEEWGVQTSDYAQIIPKIKKYYTESKFVRLIFQASKPPMINLTSQLTMKLEGILEAMALRKDMSPETFFATDVVATFIADMMRLSNFTLYLSFTLQSFHFQNFRSHVGEASIPELERSLGHMLKEHVVQEINRGLSGGIPMPSLANVTLKEPAITVNPGCLVMAVDMVYTPWKELVANLPDHGP; this is translated from the exons ATGAAGCCTGTGTGGGTGCTGTGGTGGAGCTGCCTCGCGTTGTGTGGACACTGTGGTCCTGGCGTTGTTATGCGGGTTACTCAGAAATGGATGGACTACA TTTTAACAGAGGGAATAGAGGTTTTTCGATACAAGATTCAACATGACCGCCTACCAAATATTCTTGGATCAACACGTGTATTCGGCATGGTTGAATATGCTATTACTGG aaTATCTGTTTTGGAATTTGACACTTCGGATATAGTTGTTATCCCAACACCCCCGAAATCTATTCTGTTAAATGTTAAAGGTGCGATGGCAAAGGTGTTCGGCCAGTGGAATGTAAAGCATTGGTTGAT AAATGACAATGGTAACTTCTCTCTCCGGGTCTCTGGCGTAACAATGAAAGTTCAGTTTACTACCTTGGAAGACTCAGCTGCCCGTCCATCTGTAATTCTCTCTTCGTGCCAGTCGGAGGTGAAAAATGCCAAAGTGCACCTATCCGGAGGAGCCAG CTGGTTGTACAATCTATTTACTGGCTTTCTGGAGAGGCCCATCAGAGAAAACCTGAATAAAAGG CTCTGTCCAGGAGTGGGGGAAGTCATTCAAATTCTTCAGAAGGAGCTGGCCACATTTCAGG TTATTGCCGATCTTGATGCCTATAATAAAATTGACTACTCTCTAATAAATCCTCCTCGAGTTGAGATGACACATATTGATCTGGATTTGAAG GGAGCTGTATACCATCCAGAATCTCGGGATCAACAAGAAGataatataacccccatcatcctacCTGACACAAGGCAGTCTATGATTCTTTTAGGATTGTCTGAATATTTTTTCAACAATTTAGGAAAGACGTATTTCATTAGAAATGTTCTAAAAATGACAATTACACCTGAACAG TATCCAGAAGAATGGGGGGTCCAAACTAGTGACTATGCCCAAATAATTCCTAAG ATAAAGAAATATTACACTGAGTCCAAGTTTGTGAGACTCATTTTTCAAGCCTCCAAGCCTCCTATGATTAACCTGACATCTCAGCTCACAATGAAGTTAGAAGGAATTCTGGAGGCTATGGCTCTCCGAAAAGACATGAGCCCAGAGACTTTCTTTGCAACTGATGTG GTAGCAACTTTCATTGCTGACATGATGCGTCTATCCAATTTCACATTGTATCTCTCATTCACTCTGCAGAG TTTTCACTTCCAAAATTTCAGAAGTCATGTGGGTGAAGCTTCT ATTCCAGAATTAGAGCGTTCACTGGGACACATGCTGAAGGAACATGTAGTTCAGGAAATCAACA GGGGACTGAGCGGTGGTATCCCCATGCCGTCACTTGCTAATGTAACTCTAAAGGAACCAGCGATAACGGTCAATCCG GGCTGCCTAGTGATGGCTGTAGACATGGTCTACACACCATGGAAAGAACTGGTGGCCAATCTCCCAGACCATGGACCATAA